The genomic DNA CCGGCGGTCGAGTTCGACTACTTCGGCTCACAGTCCGAGTTGGGCGACATACTGGACAAGCATGTGAGCAATTGGCAGAGTAACGGCGTTTCATCTATGCAGATAGTCCTACTGACCAGCGCCAACGGAGGCGAGTTCGACGCGACGCGCACCTATGGCGGCTCGAAGCTGGTCAATATACGCGAGTCGCAAGAGGGGCAAGGTGAAGCGATGTTGCGCTACAGCGACATCTACGACTTCCAAGGACTGGAGAGCGACGTGGTTATCCTTGTGCTTCCAGTAACCGAAGACCAAGCGGTTATCGGAGGAGTAGTTACTCTGCCCAGCGAGAATCACATGCGGAGGATGTTCTACATTGGCATGAGCCGGGCAAGAACCGTGCTAGTTATCGTGGCAGAAGAGAGTTACAGGGAAGCGATAGAACTGCGTAGGGAACTATTTGACGAAATACGGAATTATTAGTTCCCTCGACGCAACTCCACTATTTCCTGTTCTTCAAGTTCTCCAAGTGTCGATCTATCTTTGCCGCGAACTCGCTCCCAAGTTTGCTCGCTTTCATGAAACACATCTCGGCTGAAAGCAAATCGTTCAGGAAGAGAGACCGCACTCCAGTATAGTAATAGTCGAACTCGCTCTTGCGCGGGCTGTTCACCACGCTCTTCAGCAACTCCATAGCAAGTTCTATACTACCATCTATCGCGACAAATTTCTTATCGATAAAGTCGGCTTCATAATTGGGACACAGTCTTACGGCGTCATCTAAATCCGCAATGGTGCGGTCTTGATCACCAAGAATAGCGTAGGTAATTCCCCTGTTAAGATATGGGTAGGCGTGGTTAGGATTTATGCCAATGGCCTTGGCGTAATTCTCAATGGCATGGATATAATCGCCATTACCATAATATGCTAGTCCTTTGTTATTGTAGGCCTCAGGAAAGTCTGGGGTTAGACTGATGGCTTTGTCATAGTCGGCAATAGCACGGTCGTATTCACCTTTGTCTTTATAGGCACATCCCCTGTTGTTATAGGCTAAGGTAAGGGTCGATTTTGATAGCCTCATCTAAGTTCTGAATAGCACGGTCGTATTCACCCTTGCGATAGTAAGAAAGTCCCATGTTGTTGTACGATTCAGCATAGTCTGGATTGATTTCGATGGCCTTGGCAAAGTCCAGGATGGCACGGTCATATTGGTTTTTGCTTCCGTAGGCGATGCCCCTGCTATAGTAGGCTAGGGCAAAGTTGGGATCAATGTCGATAGCTTTGCTGTAATCTCGAATGGCACGATCATATTCATCCTTAACCTCGTACACGCTTCCCTTGCCCAAGTATGCCGTTGTATGTTCCGGGTTAATGTCGATAGCCTTATCGTAGTCTTCTAAAGCTCGGTCATCTTCGCCCTTCATGCCGTGTATTGTTCCCCTGGCCAAGTAGGAATCAATATATTCTGGGTTGATGTCGATGGCCTTATCGTAATTTTTCTTAGCGTAGTCATATTCACGCATACTGCCGTGGAAGTTTCCCTTATTGTAGAAGGCTTCAGCATAGTCAAGATGCGTCAGCGTCGAATTGAGCTTAGTCGCCCTCTCATAGTCCCTAATCGCATCTGAAAATCTGCCTTCCTGAACGCGCACAAGCCCTCTGCCAAAGTAGGCTTCCGCACAGTCAGGGTCAAGCCTGATTGCGTCGCTGTAATCCCTGAGCGCGCTAGCGTAGTGCATCCTACCGCGCTCACGGTAATAGTCGCCACGCTCCACACGCAGAGCGGCGTTACTCGGTTCGCGCCTGATTGCCTTGTCAAGTTCCCGTCTGCTTCTGCGCTCGCTCATACGCCAATCCCTCAACGCGCCCCTGCCTTTTCGATACACTCACATATTATACATCTATACATCCTCAAACCGCGTTTCACGCTTGCTTGCGCCGCCAAACCTGATACAATCCCACAAAATCCTCCCCATCCTGTCCATAAATGTTAGTTCCCCATAATGCTGGAGCCATCCCCAATGCCCAACATAACCCCAACCGAAATCCAAGCCCTTGCCCGCATCGCCGGCATAACCATCGCAGACGACGAGCGCGCCGAAACCATCGCGGCGCGGCTGGAGTCCGTGCTGGAGGCGCTGGACGAGTTCCCGGCGGACGCGCTGGCTGCGGCTGAGCCTGCGATTGCCTTCACGCCGTATGCGGACGACGCAAGCGAGGCTGATGATGAGTAATGCCCCGCTTCATTTCAAGCCGATTACCGAGCAGGCGGCGTTGCTGCGCTCCGGCGAACTGTCGCCCGTGGAACTGACGCAAGCGTACCTCGATCGCATCGATGCGCTCAATGGCGAGCTGGGCGCGTACATCACCGTAATGGGCGAGCAGGCGTTGGCGCAGGCGCATCAAGCCGCAGCGGATATGCAGGCGGGCGCTGACAAGGGCGCGCTGCACGGCATCCCCGTCGGCATCAAGGACATTATCTACACTGACGGCGTGCTCACATCGGGCGGCTCGAAGGTGCTGGCGGACTTCGTGCCGGACTCGGATTCGACCATCGTGCGCATGCTCGACGCCGCCGGCGCGGTGCTGCTGGGCAAGCTGAACCTCAGCGAGTTTGCCGTTGGCGGCACTATCGACCATCCTTTTGGCACGCCGCGCAACCCGTGGAACACGAACCACACGGCGGGCGGGTCAAGCAGCGGCTCGGGCATCGCGGCGGCGGGCGGACTTTGCGCCGGCGCGCTCGGTTCGGATACCGGCGGCAGCGTGCGCGGACCGGCCGGGTTCTGCGGCATCGTCGGGCTGCGTCCAACTTATGGCCGGGTTACGCGGCAAGGCGTGCTCGCGATGTGCTGGTCGATGGATACCGTCGGCCCGATGACGCGCACGGTCGCGGACTGCGCGCTGATGCTGAACGCCATCGCAGGCAAGGACGCGCTCGATCCGACTTCGAGCGACGCGCCTGTGCCTGATTACGCGGCGAATCTCGATGACGGCGTGCGTGGCTTGCGCATCGGCATGCCGACCGAGATGTTCGACTACGAAGGTTTGGACGCGGATGTGCGCGAATCCGTGCTGCGCGCCGTCAGCGTGCTGGAAGAGCACGGCGCGACTGCCGACGAGATGTCGCTGCCGATGAGTGAGAACAGCGGCGCTGTGTTCATCGGTACGGCGGATGTGGACTGCGCGGCGTATCACGCGAACTGGCTGCGGACGCGCCCGGACGACTACGACTGGAGCACGCGCACACGGCTGGAAACCGCGTCGCTCGCGCCTGCGTGGGCGTATCTGCGCGCGCAGCGAGCGCGAGAACTAATCCGCCGTGAACTCCATGCCGCGCTGGACAAGTACGACATCATCGCGCTGCCCACGGGCCCCGTCGCCGCGCCGCCAATAGAAGAATCGACAGGCAAGCCGGGTGGGTATTACCAGGGCAGGCTGGATTTGGGACGGCGACGCTACACAAGCCCGGCTGCGCTCGCCGGACTGCCCGCGCTTTCCGTGCCATGTGGCTTCTCGGACGCGGGCTTGCCCATCGGCATGCAGCTAATTGGCAAGCCTTTCGCCGAGCAGACGCTGTTCCAAGTGGGGCAGGCATACGAAACCGCGACAGAATGGCACGCGCGGCATCCGGCGGTGTGAACGATTAGCCCTTAATCCTTGCCAATGCTGCTGTGTGCGCTTATCATCTTCATGTGGGCGTCGCCGCAACTCGCATGGATTCGGTTCGCCTGCTTGCAGAATGTCGGGGTGTAGCGCAGCGGGAGCGCGCCTGCTTTGGGAGCAGGAGGTCGCCGGTTCAATCCCGGCCACCCCGACCACGATAGTCTGTCAGACCCTTCCGCATCCCCGCTTCACCCCCACGAACACCAGCACACCGACCGAAAGCCTGAGAAACTCCCCATGCCCATTGACCAACAGACGCAGCGGCGCATTATGCGGCTTGGCGTTACGGCGCTGGACGAAGAGCGCGCTTGCCCCGGATATGTGCTGTTCACGCCGAATTTCGGACCGGGCGAGCCGCGCCTCATCGACCTACACGGCAATATCGTCCACAAGTGGCAGATGCCGTATCCACCCGCGTTCTGGGGCTACTTGCTGCCCAATGGCAACCTGTTCTACGGCGGAAGAGCGCAGGACGACACGCCCTTGCCTTTCCCCAATTGGGCGATCCTGAAGGGCGGCGCGATGCTCGAAGCGGACTGGCAGGGCAATGTCGTCTGGGAACACAAGGACCCGATGCACCACCACGATGCGCGGCGCACGGAGTCCGGCGGCGCGCTGTATCTCGGATTGTATCGCGTGCCGGACGACTTCGCCAAGACGGTGAAGGGCGGCATCCCGGTGGAAGAGGGCAACGATATGTGGGCGGACGAGCTGGTCGAGGTGGACGCAGACGGTAATCGCGTCTGGTCGTGGCTGGCGCATGAGCATTTGGATGTGGAGACGGAAGTGCTGACATTCAACCATCCGCGCGAGAACTGGACGCACGGCAACACTATCGCGCCACTGCCGAACGACCGCGTGCTAGTCAGCTTCCGCAGCATATCGACGGTGTGTATCATCGACAAGGCGACGGGCGATGTAGAGTGGAAGCTGGGCGGCGATGTGCTCGCGCAGCAGCACGACCCGTGTATGCTGGACAACGGCAATGTGCTCATCTTCGACAACGGCACGCAGCGGCACAACGACGCGTTCATCTTCTCTCGCGTAATCGAAGTTGACCCTTCCACGAACGAAATCGTATGGGAATACCGCGACCGGCCGATGCTCAACTTCCACAGCAACATAATATCCGGAGCGCGTCGGCTGCCAAACGGCAACACTCTGATAGCGGAGGGCTTCTTCGGGCGCATATTTCAGGTTACGCCCGAAGGCGAAGTCGTGTGGGAATACATCAATCCGGAGTTCCCCGAAAACCCGTTCTTCGGAGAAAGCAACGCCGTCTTCCGCGCAGAACACTACATGCCGGGGGAGATTACGGGGCTGTAGCCGGTACTGCAAGAGAGGAAGGTTCGAAACACCTGTGAATGTACGCTCTTGTGGCAATCAGCAGATTAGAGACGGTCTTTATCAGCTATTCGCCGAAGCTCAAATAGCATCGCTTCCAAGTAGCCCTCTATTGCGCTCAGTTTCCAATAGAGTGCTTCATTATTCTCTCCGCCATTGGAGTAACTGTCCGCGAATTCATTAGCGTCATCGACATTCCAGTCTTGCATTTGACGCAACCTTTCCAGCGGGTCTTCGATCCCTTCCAACGTCCACTCTCGCAGAAGCGATTTCATTTCTTGTCGTTTGATGCGATACTCCGAGCTAGATGATCAATTTCAGCAAGCTCACTTTGGAGATTTCTTATCCTTTCGCCGTATGCATCGTCAGTCATTGTCGTCTTCTACCTCCAATTGGCAGACAGAAGTTTTCCATGGTTGATTCAGTGATTCCGCTACCATATACCCATACGTGTATTCATGGAACAGGAACCTCGTCGGGCGCGTGGATGAAATTGGCGCGCTTTTCCCAGAGATCGACGCTGTGCAGGCGCAGGGTTACGGTGGCACCGGGCAGGATGTTGTCTGGCAGGCGGGCTCTCACGCGGAACGGGTAGTCGGCTAGTTCTAGCAATGCCGACCGGCGCGGCTGGTTGTCCAGCACGGTTGCTTTGAAAGTTGCGGCGGCATCGTCGTCGGGCGCGCGTTCCATTTGCAGCTTGAAGTACTTTAGCAGCCAGTAGCGGCGGCGCTCGTCTTCAAGCTTGCCCATCGCGCGCAATTGCACATCGGCTCTGCCCGCGACGCTCGTTATATCATCGACGCTGTACAGCGGCTCGCCGTGCCGGATGTAGTGCGCAATCTGGCGCTGCATTACCATGTCCGGGTAGCGACGCAGCGGCGATGTCGCCTGTATGTACGCCGGCACGCCCAGTCCGCCGTGCGGCGCGGCTGTGTTGCCGCTCTGCGCGGGCGCGAAGCGGCGCAGCATCAGGTACTGCTTTAATGCGCCATCGCCAATCTCCACGCCGGGCGGCAGGTCTGCGCCAAGCTCGCTGAGATCGGGCGCTTGCTGCGAACGGTATGACGCCGGCACATCGTGGTCGCGGCAGAACGATGCGAGCAGCGTGTTGCACAGCACCATGCACTCGGCGACCATCTGTCGCGCCGCCGAATCTCGCTGCACTACGCGGACCTGCACATCGTCCGGCGACACTATCTTGATGAGCATCTCCGCTCTGTCGATGTTCACCGCACCTGCCAATTCTCGCTGCCGTTTCAGCGCTTCCGTAAGCGTGTGAAGCGCCGACAGCGTGGCGTGGTAATCGTGCGTCGCGTCCGTAATCGCCGTGTTCGCTTCGTCGTAGGATAGCGCGCGGTCGCTGACGATGACAGACGGATTGACCTCGTAGCGCAGCACCGAGCCGTCCGCATCTATGTCCGCAATCAGGCTGAGCGCGGCTCGGCGCATGCCTGCTTCGAGGCTGCCCTTGTTGTGCGATACGGCGGTCGGCAGCATCGGAATCTTGCGGTCCGGGATGTACAAGCTTGCCATTCGCAGGTCTGCGGTTTCGTCCAGCACGCCGCCCTGCGGAATGAGCGCGCCCGCATCGGTGATATGCACGCCAAGACGATACTTGGCAGCCGTGTCCGAGTTCGCGTCAGTGTCGCCACGCAGTTCTAACGATAGGGCGTCGTCTCTGTCCTGCGTGTCCGCGTCGTCGATGGTGAACGGGCGCAGGTGTGTCATATCGATGCGATCCGGGTCGTCCAGCAATTCCGTTTCGCTGACGCTTTCGGCTGCGGATAGGGCGTCATCGGAGAACGCTTCGGCTATGTCGTCTCGCATCAGTTCGATAGGCTCATCGGCTGCGAGCGCGCCGCAGGAGACCAGCGAATCGAATGCGAGCCGCTGCAAATTGCCGCTCTTGCGCTCCATCTTGTCGAGCAGCGATTTGGCCAGCGCGCTGCGCGTGTAATCGTCGCCGTGCGCCGCGAATTCGCGGATGCTGCTGACGAGCATCTGCTGGTGCGCGGTGAGCGTGGGCAGCAGTTCGCCGTGCTCTAAGCAGGCTAACAGGTCGTCGGCTTCCGCGGCTTGCTGCTCCTGTCGTCTGCGCCTTGATAGCGTCTCTTCGACAGCGGACGGCGCGCGCGGTGTGTAGCCTGCCTTGCCGTCCTCGAAGTACAGCGAATCGCGGTCTAGGCAGAGCAGCAATGCGACCTGCTGCGCCGCGTCCGCCTCGCTACCCCAGTAGAGTTCGGCTAATTCAGAGAATTTCCATGCAGTATGCTCGTCGCTGACGACTTCCCACAGTTCGGCAATATCCACATCGGACGCGATGCCTTCGCTCTGCTGCCGAAAGGCGGCAACTTGCTCATCTCCGTCCGCGAAGACTTGCGTGGCGAGCACGATGCGCTCGGACGGCAGGCGCGCTTCCTTCCTGCGCCGCACGGCAATGCGCACACGCGAGGCTTCGACATTCACCA from Chloroflexota bacterium includes the following:
- a CDS encoding tetratricopeptide repeat protein, which translates into the protein MRLSKSTLTLAYNNRGCAYKDKGEYDRAIADYDKAISLTPDFPEAYNNKGLAYYGNGDYIHAIENYAKAIGINPNHAYPYLNRGITYAILGDQDRTIADLDDAVRLCPNYEADFIDKKFVAIDGSIELAMELLKSVVNSPRKSEFDYYYTGVRSLFLNDLLSAEMCFMKASKLGSEFAAKIDRHLENLKNRK
- a CDS encoding tetratricopeptide repeat protein — translated: MSERRSRRELDKAIRREPSNAALRVERGDYYRERGRMHYASALRDYSDAIRLDPDCAEAYFGRGLVRVQEGRFSDAIRDYERATKLNSTLTHLDYAEAFYNKGNFHGSMREYDYAKKNYDKAIDINPEYIDSYLARGTIHGMKGEDDRALEDYDKAIDINPEHTTAYLGKGSVYEVKDEYDRAIRDYSKAIDIDPNFALAYYSRGIAYGSKNQYDRAILDFAKAIEINPDYAESYNNMGLSYYRKGEYDRAIQNLDEAIKIDPYLSL
- a CDS encoding Asp-tRNA(Asn)/Glu-tRNA(Gln) amidotransferase GatCAB subunit A, with protein sequence MRTTQARLMMSNAPLHFKPITEQAALLRSGELSPVELTQAYLDRIDALNGELGAYITVMGEQALAQAHQAAADMQAGADKGALHGIPVGIKDIIYTDGVLTSGGSKVLADFVPDSDSTIVRMLDAAGAVLLGKLNLSEFAVGGTIDHPFGTPRNPWNTNHTAGGSSSGSGIAAAGGLCAGALGSDTGGSVRGPAGFCGIVGLRPTYGRVTRQGVLAMCWSMDTVGPMTRTVADCALMLNAIAGKDALDPTSSDAPVPDYAANLDDGVRGLRIGMPTEMFDYEGLDADVRESVLRAVSVLEEHGATADEMSLPMSENSGAVFIGTADVDCAAYHANWLRTRPDDYDWSTRTRLETASLAPAWAYLRAQRARELIRRELHAALDKYDIIALPTGPVAAPPIEESTGKPGGYYQGRLDLGRRRYTSPAALAGLPALSVPCGFSDAGLPIGMQLIGKPFAEQTLFQVGQAYETATEWHARHPAV
- a CDS encoding PQQ-binding-like beta-propeller repeat protein yields the protein MPIDQQTQRRIMRLGVTALDEERACPGYVLFTPNFGPGEPRLIDLHGNIVHKWQMPYPPAFWGYLLPNGNLFYGGRAQDDTPLPFPNWAILKGGAMLEADWQGNVVWEHKDPMHHHDARRTESGGALYLGLYRVPDDFAKTVKGGIPVEEGNDMWADELVEVDADGNRVWSWLAHEHLDVETEVLTFNHPRENWTHGNTIAPLPNDRVLVSFRSISTVCIIDKATGDVEWKLGGDVLAQQHDPCMLDNGNVLIFDNGTQRHNDAFIFSRVIEVDPSTNEIVWEYRDRPMLNFHSNIISGARRLPNGNTLIAEGFFGRIFQVTPEGEVVWEYINPEFPENPFFGESNAVFRAEHYMPGEITGL
- a CDS encoding RNB domain-containing ribonuclease — protein: MKPGELVAARMSGGITIARVVNVEASRVRIAVRRRKEARLPSERIVLATQVFADGDEQVAAFRQQSEGIASDVDIAELWEVVSDEHTAWKFSELAELYWGSEADAAQQVALLLCLDRDSLYFEDGKAGYTPRAPSAVEETLSRRRRQEQQAAEADDLLACLEHGELLPTLTAHQQMLVSSIREFAAHGDDYTRSALAKSLLDKMERKSGNLQRLAFDSLVSCGALAADEPIELMRDDIAEAFSDDALSAAESVSETELLDDPDRIDMTHLRPFTIDDADTQDRDDALSLELRGDTDANSDTAAKYRLGVHITDAGALIPQGGVLDETADLRMASLYIPDRKIPMLPTAVSHNKGSLEAGMRRAALSLIADIDADGSVLRYEVNPSVIVSDRALSYDEANTAITDATHDYHATLSALHTLTEALKRQRELAGAVNIDRAEMLIKIVSPDDVQVRVVQRDSAARQMVAECMVLCNTLLASFCRDHDVPASYRSQQAPDLSELGADLPPGVEIGDGALKQYLMLRRFAPAQSGNTAAPHGGLGVPAYIQATSPLRRYPDMVMQRQIAHYIRHGEPLYSVDDITSVAGRADVQLRAMGKLEDERRRYWLLKYFKLQMERAPDDDAAATFKATVLDNQPRRSALLELADYPFRVRARLPDNILPGATVTLRLHSVDLWEKRANFIHAPDEVPVP